Proteins encoded within one genomic window of Natronobeatus ordinarius:
- a CDS encoding DNA cytosine methyltransferase, with product MTESVTCSDSPMALVRSAPTTERDAHRQLLFDNIEFLIDTVTAAHVRKQEMNPVGCPGSTPERLARQCGKNGDDCRYAMLDSVDGETADTLCVCNDPLCGSDDPLDAVAAVVLGSAVDAPAERFFQRQPRRTVRELREQHGSWETLASMDHDELSEALHGASSLKGVSKDRVSRLEQLLVAVRETDYTDGVTLRDFSRVRYQSYVDFLASVPGIEQDDGWWLLQTAFDKPVWPVDPCVDELLCTLGLLDPKDLHTSESRRHALEEELTDRLIAPLYRALATHAVTAGTDVCSEDCEIRKFLLTHRLRQQQMERNGPTVVDLFSGAGGLSCGLRQAGYDIRWAIDIDTDAVATYRLNHPEIPHRNVVCGDIREVNLTARIQDAVSDPDLLVGGPPCQSLSKAGYRSRRGDDEDYSILDDDRTTLYTQYVKAVEELRPKAIVMENVEGMVNEVGDTGIRVIDWVLEDLELLSKTGPGYDVEYKLQDMTELGVPQKRERVLLVGIRDDLTESETAHDLLNKLSIEGKTRSIQQGLSGLPRLRRGEGGRVLPRTERGSRSDFVRTHSLNSGTSLCFNHQAREHPMDKDQILFDEALSPGDTGWDVKYNSDGEYSEYIEYDVGTAENKRFGDKYRMLEWSEPSPTIVAHLAKDANSYVLPDYYEHARPSPDRADPERNRGITPREAARLQSFSDDYIFLGSFTSWFKQIGNAVPPVAGKRIGKVLDSLIGAGAPFPINSDASNPGKAVSDD from the coding sequence ATGACTGAGTCGGTCACGTGCTCCGATTCGCCGATGGCACTAGTGCGATCAGCGCCAACCACGGAGCGTGACGCCCATCGACAGCTACTCTTCGATAACATCGAATTTCTCATTGACACGGTTACAGCAGCCCATGTGCGTAAACAGGAAATGAATCCGGTCGGCTGTCCTGGCTCGACGCCGGAGCGCTTGGCGCGGCAGTGCGGTAAAAATGGTGACGACTGCCGATACGCGATGCTGGACTCTGTTGATGGTGAAACGGCGGATACGCTCTGTGTCTGCAATGACCCACTTTGTGGGAGTGACGACCCGCTGGATGCCGTAGCTGCGGTCGTCTTAGGATCTGCCGTTGACGCCCCAGCGGAGCGCTTCTTCCAGCGCCAACCCAGACGAACTGTCAGGGAACTCCGGGAGCAACACGGAAGCTGGGAAACTCTCGCTTCGATGGACCACGATGAGCTGTCTGAAGCGCTCCATGGTGCGTCCTCGCTGAAGGGAGTAAGCAAAGATCGGGTTTCCCGCCTTGAGCAACTTCTCGTGGCTGTTCGAGAGACCGACTACACGGATGGGGTGACGCTCCGAGACTTCTCGCGAGTGCGGTACCAGAGCTATGTAGACTTCCTCGCGAGTGTCCCCGGAATTGAACAGGATGACGGATGGTGGCTCTTACAAACGGCCTTCGATAAGCCTGTCTGGCCGGTTGACCCATGCGTCGATGAGTTGCTGTGTACACTCGGGTTGCTCGATCCCAAGGACCTGCATACGTCTGAGAGTCGTCGCCACGCCCTAGAAGAAGAGCTGACTGACCGCCTGATCGCCCCCCTCTATCGGGCACTTGCTACGCACGCAGTTACTGCAGGAACGGATGTCTGTAGCGAAGATTGCGAAATCCGCAAATTCCTGCTTACACATCGCCTTCGACAGCAACAGATGGAGCGAAATGGGCCAACCGTTGTCGACCTTTTTTCGGGAGCCGGTGGCCTTTCGTGTGGATTGCGCCAAGCGGGTTACGACATCAGGTGGGCGATAGATATTGATACGGACGCTGTGGCGACGTATCGCCTGAACCACCCCGAAATCCCACACCGAAACGTCGTCTGCGGGGATATCCGAGAGGTCAACCTTACGGCGCGAATCCAGGATGCTGTGAGTGACCCTGATTTGCTAGTTGGTGGCCCGCCGTGTCAATCGCTCTCCAAAGCGGGCTATCGGTCGCGTCGTGGAGACGACGAGGACTACAGCATTCTCGATGACGACCGAACGACGCTCTACACCCAGTACGTGAAAGCTGTCGAAGAACTCCGACCAAAGGCCATCGTGATGGAGAATGTCGAGGGCATGGTCAACGAGGTGGGAGATACTGGCATCCGTGTTATTGATTGGGTGCTTGAGGACCTCGAACTGCTTAGTAAAACGGGACCGGGGTATGATGTCGAGTATAAGTTACAGGACATGACGGAACTTGGCGTCCCACAAAAAAGGGAACGGGTGCTTCTGGTGGGGATCCGCGACGATCTCACAGAGAGTGAAACAGCACATGATCTGCTAAATAAACTCTCGATAGAGGGAAAAACACGAAGTATCCAGCAAGGGCTCTCTGGACTCCCCCGTCTTCGTCGAGGAGAAGGTGGGAGAGTTCTCCCAAGAACGGAACGTGGCTCTAGAAGTGACTTCGTGCGCACTCATAGTCTCAATTCAGGAACCAGCCTCTGTTTCAACCATCAGGCTCGAGAGCATCCGATGGATAAAGATCAGATTTTATTTGATGAGGCTCTGAGTCCTGGTGATACCGGATGGGATGTGAAGTATAACTCTGACGGTGAGTATTCAGAATATATCGAATATGATGTCGGTACTGCTGAAAATAAACGCTTCGGGGACAAGTACCGTATGCTTGAGTGGTCAGAGCCTTCCCCGACGATCGTTGCTCATCTAGCCAAAGACGCGAATAGCTACGTGCTACCAGATTATTACGAACACGCACGTCCTAGCCCCGATCGCGCGGATCCGGAGCGAAATCGTGGTATCACTCCTCGCGAGGCGGCACGGTTACAGTCCTTCTCGGATGACTATATCTTCTTGGGGTCCTTTACGAGCTGGTTCAAACAGATTGGAAATGCGGTACCTCCCGTTGCGGGGAAACGAATTGGCAAAGTGCTTGACTCTCTCATTGGGGCAGGAGCCCCTTTTCCAATCAATTCAGACGCATCAAACCCTGGTAAAGCAGTTTCCGACGACTGA